In Leifsonia sp. ZF2019, a genomic segment contains:
- a CDS encoding DUF3180 domain-containing protein — protein MNRTRPTSLIGLGVVGIVVGFLGELAASATGMPVFIPPLTLPITLVAVAVIIVAFAVPIRRAVRGRTGRRIDPFQATRIVVLAKACGLSGAVLTGAGVGVLAYLLSRDVLPSGNSILLTALATGGAVVLLIAGLVAESFCSLPPDDDADDPENAHADPR, from the coding sequence ATGAACCGCACCCGCCCCACCTCCCTGATCGGCCTCGGCGTCGTCGGGATCGTCGTCGGGTTCCTCGGAGAGCTGGCCGCGTCGGCCACCGGCATGCCCGTCTTCATCCCGCCGCTCACGCTGCCGATCACCCTGGTCGCGGTCGCCGTCATCATCGTCGCGTTCGCCGTCCCCATCCGTCGCGCCGTCCGCGGCCGCACCGGGCGCCGCATCGACCCGTTCCAGGCCACGCGCATCGTGGTGCTGGCGAAGGCGTGCGGGCTCAGCGGCGCGGTGCTCACCGGCGCCGGCGTCGGCGTGCTCGCCTACCTGCTCAGCCGCGACGTCCTCCCGAGCGGCAACTCGATCCTCCTGACCGCCCTCGCCACCGGCGGCGCCGTGGTGCTGCTGATCGCCGGACTGGTCGCCGAGAGCTTCTGCAGCCTCCCGCCCGACGACGACGCCGACGACCCGGAGAACGCGCATGCCGACCCCCGCTGA